Genomic window (Calonectris borealis chromosome 18, bCalBor7.hap1.2, whole genome shotgun sequence):
cgcatcccccccccccccccctcccatcaCTGCAGAACCCCGCCGGGACCTTGGGGCCACCCCGCTACCTCCCCCTCCCGGCACCTTCCCCCCAACACTTGGGGGGGGCAATGAATGGTGCCCagcccccaagaccccccccgcCGGCGTCGGGACCACCGCCTCTCGGACCAAAGCTGAACTCGCCTGGACACAGGTCccgctggggaggggggctgggacagggttTCCCCCTGCTAATTAGCATCCTTTTTAATTATCCCTTGCCacattggggtgggggggggaatggggaatAGCAGGAataacccccccagcccctcccctgcccttgTTTCTGTTGTTCCCATTTTATCCCCAAGGAGAAGGTGGGTTTGGACCCTGGTTTTGGTGATGGgtagtgggggggtgggggggcgggcccagggctgccccacTGACTGGCTGAGATTGGGCTCCCACGCAGCGGAAAAGACACcagaaagaggcagaaacaggaaaaatacaacaaaaaaaaccaaaccacaacccaataaacaaagaaaaaaacccaggacaaaaccaacccaaccgcCACAACAGCAGAAATTAAAGCCGAGCCTCGACGCCGAGTCCCACCCCAACGTTTCCCGGAGGCTCCACCAATTTAAGGATGTATTATAGTTTTTGCTTCTAGtttctttattttgtataaaGGAGAAACAAATAAAGTATGTTTTTGTGTTTACTGATTATTTATTGTACTTTAGTCATCGGAGGCTCcgaatttttctattttgaaggcggggagggggtggcGCTGGGAAGGGGGGCgagaggatggggggggggagggaaggaaggagaatggaaaaggaaagaaaaaaagttgttttctgaaaGCGTTGTGGGTTTCCTGTCCCCGCTGCCTCTTGCGGAGGCTGTTAGTGTGAATGGCTCTTGTTGTTCAATGTGAATAAAAAACCTTTTAGTTACCTACTGTTCGGTCACCTGGTccctttcattttatttgttttttattttttttttaagacaagacCATGAGAgttgctggcagggctgccctgctccccccctgccctccacccTGCACGGGGTCTGGGGGACCAGTCCCCGTCGGTCCCCTGGGTGGGACGGGTGCCACGGCCCCTGCACCAGGTGATGCTGCTGCATCTGGGGCTGCATCACCCAGCCGGTACCCCAGGCCCCCCCGACACCCAtcaccccagctcccagcactgggGGGGCACATTACCCGGCTCAGCACCTTCCCCCGCAGCAGACAGGCCGGTGCATCATTCCTTCCTGGGGGGGAGGTATTGTGTGtaccccccaagaccccctgggGCACCCGCAGCCCTGCTGGCAGAGCACCCCTGAGGGGGAGCCATGGGAGCGCCGGGGGGTCAGCAGGGCTGCCAGGGGGGGACACCAAGGCGGGGGTCCATCAGCAGCactgagggcaggcaggaggggggtgtcctcccccagcaccccaagtctgcccccccccttctttccctctcttgtTTTCTaagacacaaaaataaacaaaatccaagGCGGGCTGCAGCTCTGAactaatatttaaaatgcaaaatcatgGCAGAGTTTTCCCCCCCCTTGTCTTGCAGTAAAAAGATATAAACAGAATAAATTACCTTCCCTCGCTGCCTTACGAGTCCCTCTCTCCTGACCTGAATTTTAAGTCCTGGCTCGGTTGTAGCACGGAGCACTGATGATTTATGAAAAGCCAGCCActtctctgcatattttctctgtTCAGCCAAGTGGTGGAATTTATCCTTCCTATACCATTACCGGCATTAATAACGGGGTGGCAAACGAGCCAGGCCGAGTCCCAAGGGATCCCTCAGCCAGGAGCTAGAGCCATCACAAAGACACTGGGCTCTCACCACCCACAAAGCAAAGCACCTTCTCCCCTTTTaacaggtggggaaactgaggcaggagtgCAGCCGGCTGCTGCCTTCTGCTCCACCCTTCCAGGCTGTAACGGGTGCTTCTTATAAGGACAGGGCAACATGTTGTTAAATAACTCCCTCCCAGCATCATTTTGAGCGTTATAAAATGGAGCACAAGGTCGTTTACTGGGTGAACACTggctgctattattattattattattgttgttgttgttgttgttgttgttatcattaatAAAGTGAACCCAAGGCACCCACCTGAGGGCTGTTTgcaggctgctggggcagcctgtcccagggtgggagaggctgcaggagggatCTGGGATGGTGCTGGCGTGCTCCAAGCTGCCGCCTCCCGCGCGGGGCCCGGGGGCTCTGTGCAGAGGACGGGGCTCGGCGGGAGCAGCCACCCTTAACCACAGCCAGGTTTGGGGTCCCCATTGCAACCAGGGTGGGGGTACAGCATCACAACTGAGATTGGGGTCCCCATCGCAGCCAAGGTCGAGGTTCCCGGTCCCCATCACCCCAGAAGTCCCAAGAAGGCACCAGCACCCGGGGTTCACGCCTGCCTCCAACTGCAGGGTGGccacgggtgcccccccaccAGCTGGGGCCACGCCCAGCCCCGGCGGGgtgtccccctgcacccccgtgTCCCTGCCGGGGACATCCAAAGCCCAATGCCCCTCACCTGGCACCCAAAGCCCGAGTGCTCCCTTGTCAAGGCAAGGAGGGGGCAAAGCTCCCTGTTGGGGTGCTCGGGGAGTCACCTCAAGCCCCACGGTCGTGCCCGTGTCACCACCAGCAATAACCCCCGTGGGACCGTGCCAGGAAACACCACCGcgggctcccggctcccccgAGCCCCGGCAGAGCAGCATCAGTCTGGGAATAAACTTCTTTTCAAAAGCTGTTGGGCAAACctcagtgctatttttttttctgacctttttccctttttttttcagaaggggaAGGTCTGCAGAAGGTGGAAAGTAATCAGGTTTTGGACCTGGGATAAAAAATTGCTGGAGTAGGTTGGGCTGACTCCTTATAATTAATAGTGTGCCTCGTAATAGGATTCTCCAGCCTTCGGTGCTCCCTGGAAACACCTTTTTACATAAGATATTGCCCACGACGGAGCGGCAGAGTTTTGATTTATGGGGTTTTGGCCTCCAAGAAGCATCTGGGGGGGCTGGCCTGGCCGGTGGGACGTACTGGGGGAGCGGGGAAAAGGGCCAAAGGCAGGGAGGGCGTTTGCGGGGTTGGCAGCCGGGTCCCGGGGCAGGCGCCTGGCCGGGGGAAAGGGCTCCGTGGGGGCTGCCTGTGATCCGGGGGGctgagctgctcctggggagaggcccctctgctcccagtgggaggaggaggaggctgagaagGGTTTTGGGGCAGGAAGGGGCTTGTCTCCCAGCCCACCATCCCAGGTGACGCTGGGGGCATGGGCTCAGCTGGGGACTGGGGAGCAGTcggggctggggagccccagcGGGAGCGAGACCCCACATTGCCCGgggatgggaggaaggaggggggagaagtgtcatggggggacatgggaggTGCAACAGCAAAGGGCTAAAAGCAAATGCAGCCCTAGAGAGTGGGAACGGGGGTGAGCAGGAAAGCCTGGAGGAAAGGGGGGAATGGGGAAAAGAATGGGATGAGGGAAAAAGGGGGATCTCGGGAGCTCTGGGAtggggcacacacacacacacatgtgtcgGTGCACCTCGGAGCCCGCGGGTGTTAAACACGGCCGGGGAGCTCCGCCAATAAATCACCGTAACAAGCGGGTCCGTGTGTGTTGTTCTTTTCTGACCGCAGACAGCGCGGCAGGAATGGGAGAAGATTGTAATAATTAATAATCATTAGAATAATAATGCATAAAGACAGTAGCAAAGTAATTAGTCAGAGAGGGAGAGCTTGCTAATTGAGGTGGGGAGCTGCAGTCCAAAcagcctggagaggagcaggggaggggggaccGAGGGCGGGGGGACGCGGAGGAGGATGCCCGGCACGTCCACGGGGCAGAGCGGGATgtgtgtcccccagccctgccatcgGACAGGCAGGGGAGGCGCAGGCAGGGCCCcggctccatccctgcctgcagcgTGAGCCCCGGTCTCGTCCGccctgtgtgcctcagtttccccatccctACATGGATGCCGtgtgctggggcagaggctgtgAGAGGAGTCCGGCCCCGTGTCCGCCAGGCAGCAGGCTTTATTTCGGTTATTTGGAAGGAAAGCAAGCAGAGGGTGCCGGCAGAGCTCCGTCGCGTCCCCCTCCTCGGGGTGGGTGTCACTCCAGCCCCAGCTGGCTCTTCAGGGCCCGCAGCTGGGCCGCCTGGATGCTGCTGCCCCcgcacaccaccaccaccacggaGGCCAGCGGGGTCCGCAGCCGCCCCTCGCGCTGCAGCCGCTGCAGCCGCCCCGTGTAGAGCAGGGCCAGGGCGGCCCCGCACCCCGGCTGCACCAGCATCCTCTCGTCGTCTGCGGGGACGAGAGCGGGGGGACACGCTGAGCTGCCCACCCACCCCGTCCCCATCAGCCCCCTGACTCCGGCGCGTCCCAGGCCAGCCCCAAGACCCGGCGCTGTCCCTGTCACCCCTGCCATGCCCCGCTGGACCCTGCTCACCCAGGAATTGCTCCACGGCTCGCACAGCCTCCGTGTCCTCCACCACCTGGGAGATGACCTGGCACTCCTGGGCGCACTCCAGCGCCCGCGCCGCCACCATCTTGGCTCCCAGGCACTTGGCCACGCTGGGACAGGAGTGGGGGAAGGCGGTCAGGGTGGTCCTGGGACCCTTCGGTGAGCTGGGCTGAGACCCACCAACTCGTTGCACACATGGCCGCTCCCGCAAAGCCCGGCTCACCTGGTGATGTCGGGCAGGGAGACGAGCCGGCCGGCCGCCAGCGCCGCGTGGAAGCTGTGAGCCCCCCGGGTCTCGGCGGCGACGATGGGGACATCCTGCCAGCCCACTTGGTGCAGGCCGGCCACGACATCCgccagcagccccccgccgcccacTGCCAGCAGGATGGCGTCCGGTTTGGTCTCCAGCGAGTCCTTCAGCTCCCGGACCAGGCTGGCGTGACCCTGCCTGCAGGgcgaggggcggtgggaggatgCAGCCCGGGGGCACCCCGAGCCAGCCCGGACCCCGGGGGTGGGGaccagggcaggagctgagccCTGGCAGCACTCACCACACCGAGGGGTGGTCGAAGGGGTGGACGCTGACCCAGCCCTCGGTCTGTGCCAGCTCCAGGGCTCTCCTGTTGGCTTCATCCCACACctggggggggcaatgggggctCAGCGGGGCCACATCCAGCCAGCGGTCCCTTGTCACCACGGGCCGGGGGACACCAGAAACCCACGCGGGGCACTGGGTggaggtgggggtccccggggtgacCCTGCCGCAGTGCTGGGTGCAGGTGATGCAGGACGGGGACATTTCGGGGTGGGGGTTGCCATGCACATCCCACCATCGCGGAGCAGGCTGAGGTCAGGCTCAGCCCCCTctggtcccccccagaccccagttttcggggctgctgcaggggtACCTGGCCGGAGACCTCCACCTCCgcccccagctcctccagcttgcGCACGGTGgcggggccggtgctgctggGGACCACGACGGTGACCGGCAACCCCAGCTTCTTGGCTGCGTACGCCGCCGCCAGACCCGCGTTCCCTCCTGCGGAAAGTGGGGCTCAGGCAGGGCTcggccccccccgcacccccaataTTACTCAGGAGCATCCCCCAGAGCTCCCCCCGCCTCAGCTCGGGGCCCAATTACCTGAGGAGCAAACGAAGCGGCGGCAGCCCTTCTTGGCAGCctgaaaggcaggagggaaggagggaaggggacgGCTGTgtccccccgccgtgcccccgcgAGGGCAGGGGCAGCGCCCTGCCCGCGCCGTGCCCACGCTCACCTCCTGGCAGAGGTGGCCGATGCCCCGGATCTTGAAGGAGCCCGTGGGCTGGACGTTTTCCAGCTTCATGTAGACCTTGGTGCCCGCCgcctgggacagggacaggctcTCCAGGACGGGGGAGACGATGTGGAAGGGCTTCTCGCCCCCGCTGGGCTGCGCTGCCATGGCCCCGGCGATGGGTGCTCTGccagggagaggtgggggaaggctccggctgctccccgcagggacccccctgcagccccactgcccaccCCGGGCTCGGTACAGGGCACAGGAGCCCCTCGGGAGGGACAaggctgtccccagtgtcccctcccagctccggGATGCAGCAGCACCTCCCTGCCAGAACCCCAGGACAAGCTGGGCCACCCCCTCCTCCATCCTCTGGTCCCCAAGCCTCCGGTGTCCCCAAGTTCCCCCCGCACGCCCTGTCCCCTAacagccagggccaccccacGGGGATTACCTGGTGTCCCGTGGGGCCTCGCTGCGTGTCCCCAGCTCCTCGCCCGCAGACGCAGCAGAGtttgggggatggaggaggaagaggtgacgTCGGAGGGGCCGTGCCAgtgtccccaggtccccgtgTCCAGTGGCGCAGCGGGACGAGGGGCAGGAGTTAAACATTGCCCTGGTCCCGGCCGTTTGCTCAGCGCCAGGCGAGTTTTTCCAAGCGCGGGGCTGGATCTGTGCCGAAAGCGCCCAGCGCGGTGCCGGGCGCGCCAGCGGGACAGCCATGTGCGGTCCCGGCAGCCAAATCCCAGTGGCCTTCGCATGCCCAGGAGCCGGGATGTGGGTGCCCAGGAGACGGGGGAAAAGGAGAGGCAGCTCCCAAATGActttgggggtccccaagggtTTGCCCCCGCCAGCTGGGCACAAGCACCGGCTCTTCTCGGGTCCAGCCAGAAACATTTGAGGACTTCGCCTGTTTGACCCGGACCCCTGGTGCAGCGAGGGCAGCCTGCGCACCCCAAATCCCTGGCGAGCACCCGAGACACCCCCCATCGCCTCCAAATGAGCCATCACCCCCCTATGCCCGCCTTGCCAACCCCACCCAGGCCCCGCTCTGAGCCGCATGTCCCcaggggggctcagccctgccagctgAGTGAGCCCCCCGGGAtaagccccccccaagccccagctGGGCAAGCCAGGCACCCCGCAggcaggaggggccggggggggggacggtCCCCACACAGCTTGCGCAGGTGCCCCATGGAGGCGCGGGGACCCAGCCAGAGCCCGGCCGAGCCCCGAGGtccagcagcacccagaggcCCTCAGGCAAAGCAGGCAGAGCCCCCGCTTTCCTCCAGGACACCCCGGGGCTCCTTCTTGTACCCAGCCCTGGTGACACCTCCCAGGGTAAGGGTCCCTACCTCTGCacaggcgaggaggaggagggtgggatcTGGAGGAAGGTCTGTCCCTGGCTCCTTGCCCCGCAGCCGCAGAGGATTTCTCCCTGGCAGTGTCTGAAGGCGGAGGTGCTTTGGCACAAGGTTAGTCCTGTGCGTGGTGGCTCCGTGGGGGTCCCGAGGGGGGGCCGCTGCACACGAGCTGGCGCAGACACAAGACACAGCTGCAACACCACCAAAAGGGGTGCGCTGggaacccccccgccccccccggctctgccccactGCCGGACGAAGTGGACCAGGTCCCGGAATACCAGATTTCAGTCCCCCGACCCAAACGGTGCTGCAAAGCCCCCCTGAGAGCACCACTGGTGACAGGCACCAAGCAGGGCACGAGCtccaggacagccctgtccctgaTGGAGCTGGATTTTGGTGGCAATGAATTAACTGACCCCCTCATGCTCACACCATCATTAGGCTTCAGAGTGAACAGCACACAGCACGGGCGGGGTCAGCACAGAGGCTCAGTGCTGCCTGCAGAGAGCGGGTGCCTCTGCACTGAGCCACGCTGCTTTTGGGACATTGGGGACTGGAAATGTGGGGGATGATGAGGATTTCTTGAACAGGGGCACCAAGGGGGGAGGCACACAAGCTCCAGCTCCCCTGGGGGCCCATGGAGCGACCCCCATCCCGCAgtgggcaggggggctgcaagtgcttccctggggatgggacagggatgggccctggggacagggtgcGAGGAGGCCCCCCCCACCCACAGGGAAGAGGCCGGGGACCCCCTTGGCAAgccctggggtgctccggggtcctttcccccccacccccccttcccctttgGCTCCATCCCCACCCCGGGGAAAGCGATACCAGGCTGTCACCCAGTCACGTCCCCTGGCCAGGGTCCCTGGGCGACCGGGCCTCAGCCACTGGCCACTGCAccacttccatttgtttttctgcttttaagaaaataaaaaaaggaagggaagcagcaaCGCAGCTGCCGCTGCATTTCCAGCATGCCCCATCCTTGGCATCGATGTGCCTGTCCCTCCTCACTGCCCCATCGCTCGGTGGCGGTGACCTCTTCCTaaccagggaaactgaggcacgggatccccctgccccaggagcccccacaccatggggacaccaggggacatgGGCACAGGCTGTGCCACCTGCCCACCTCACCTGCAACCCCCtcatccccccagcacccactacaGCCAGTTTTGGACACCCCACCTTGTCCAGGGCACCCATCCCAGCTTTtggggtgccagcaccccaacAGCCCAGACCTGCTGCAATGCAGCCCCGTGCAgcccctggggagctgcaggggccCCACTGGCCCCCAGCCCTGGTGGGAACCTGGCGCCTTCAAAGCGCTGCCGAGACCAGCTCATTAATCCCCCAGTAATGACCTCGTTATTCCTAACGAGGTGGAGCGGATCAAGGGAGCTGCAGTAAGAGGATTTTGCAACGGGGGTTtcggggctggggggacacaggtggcagaggaggggaagACAAAAGGGATGAGGATGCCCACCCCATCCTGGGGGGCGAGCGGTGGGACCTCCCCCCTCCAGCCCACACCCCGGGCTCCCCcattgcagcagctctgccccacaCCGGGCACCCAGCCTGATGCAGCAGCGAAGAAACCTTAGCAGCCTGCACCCCAAAAAAGCCTGGCCTGGCTGGCTGCACACCCTCCCAGGGGCCGGGAGGCAGCggaggggcagggagcacccCGTTAATTTGAGGGGAGAAGACTGCTGCGTGAGCCCAACCCTTACACAAGACACCAGAGAATCTCGGCAGAGCGCAAAgcgcaccgccgccgccgctgcacGCAGACCGCTTTATTTGTCACAGCCAGACcagctctctcccctcctccctgccccgcgGGCGAGCCCCAgcctcccaggacccccccttTTCTGGGAAGAGCCCCCCCAACCCAGGCTCAGACCCGGGGCCGGAGCCCTcggcggggaggggcagggcccCTGCGCAGCACAGCCGGCACCGCGGGGACGCGGCAGCgagaggcagaagcagaaagaggcaggggggcaggggacCCCCCGTGCACCCAAAGCCAGTCccctgggaagaggggagagcCAGCAGCGCTGCCCCCCAAAGGGGTCCCCAGGCAGGACAGACGCCCGCGGACGGACAGACGGAGGGGTTCagcccggcggcgcccgctcagTCCCAGCGGACCTTGATGGGGGGGAAGGTCCAGAGGTCGGGGTGGCCCATGtgcagcagggtgctgcagggggacGCGCTCCAGCGGAAGGGGGGCACGTCGTCCCAGGCGGGACCGCTGGCGGCCACCAGCCCGAAGGTGGGGGCCATGCCCGAGGAGgtgacctggggggggggagaaaaaacaggGGTGCAAGTCAACACGGGGAAGGGGCAACGCAGCCCGGGGGGAGCTGTCGGAGGGGGGTGCACCCCCAAAGAGGGGACCTCCAGCTCCCCCCCGGGGCTTCCCCGCCTCCCCCACCTTCATGTCGGTGCCGCCGTGGCAGCGCTGGCGCAGGGCGGGGAAGGGGTAGGTGCCGTTGGCGGGGTTGAGGTCGGAGCGGGCGGAGATGGCGTTCTCCGCGTTCTGGGGGGGGTCGCAGCCCCTGCACCGCGACAGCGGGTCCCGCAGGTAGTTGTTGGACCTGCGAAGCGGCCAAGGGAGAGTCGTGGtgaaggtgggggaaaaaaatgtatatacatttataatGATGAAAAAATCACCCCCAAGGGCTGCAAATCCCTGCGGGGCGTGTGGGGTTCACCCAGGtttggggtgtccccagcacccacctcatcAGGCGGACCATGGAGTCCAGGTCGCGGACCAGTGTCTGGTTCCGGCGGAAGATCTGGGCGCGCGGGTTCTTGTCGTAGGTGAACCAGTCGCCGTATTTCTTCACCAGCTCCGGGATCCCGCTGGCGTTGAAGATCTCCTCAAAGTACCTGGGGTGAGGGGGAACCCAGTGAGTCAGCACCCAATGGTGGGGGGCAAGGCCAGCGTTGGCTGCCCCCCTTTATGGGGCATCAGTGGGTGGGATCAGGCTGGAGGGAGCTCACGGCAGGTTGTAGCTGGCCCAGTAGCCCTGCTGGTACAGCAGCTCCGTCTGATCGGCCACCACCACCAGGCCCCTGCGCTGGGGGAAGAGCATCCGTCAGAGCGGATGGTGAGATCCcgcagggatggggggggacgtgctgggaaggtgctgggggtccccgccgcTGGGTTCCCACCCCAGCCAGGGGTGCTGGGCGCCCACCACCTGCATACAAGCACCCCCGGAGAGTCTTTAGCTGCTGCCTGCGTTTGCATCCCCATCACCCAACACCCACCCGTTGGGACCCTTAGGGCTTTCCCAAATCTGTGGGGATGGGGCTCCAGGAAGAAACGCTTCCACCACGGCTCAGCGCAGGAGCGGGCGCTCGGGGAGGAACGGGGGCACTCACGGGATCTGCTCCAGCACGGTCAGCACGCCCTGCGGCGGGCTCGCTCTCCCCGGCGTGAAGGCGTTATAGTCCACCACCATCCACTGGTTGTTGTACCTGGCACGGAGAAGGGGGAAAGCATCCCTCCGGCCGCCGGCCTCGCCCCGGGGACATCCCCGCTGCCCGGGGGGAGCATCCCTCCATCCGATCCCCCCTTCCCACGACAGCCGGGGGGATTCCCACACCCCATCCTGCCCCGCTCACGTGCCGCTGTTGAACCGTCGGAAGACGGCGGCCCACTCGGGACCGCTGCGGGCCAGGCGGTTGGCCACGATGTTCCTCAGCCACTCCAGGACGCTGCCCCGTGGGTCCAGGTACTTCCACCGCGCCGGGTTGCTGTTCCCGATGGTGGTTTCCAGCGCTACCTGTGGGGAGGGGAGCGatggggagggcagcggggccggggaggggtcccccaggaccagacccccactcACCAACCCGCTGCTGAGGATGTAGAAGTCATCCCCGGAGAAGATGGTGCCGGGGTAGGAGGAAAACACCTGGATGCTCCCAGGGATCTGAGAATTGCCTGGAGGGGGGGATGCAAAAGcaggggagaatcagaagggggGTGTCAgatgcagcccccccagcccagcccacgcACCGCCGGCCGAGGTGCGGAAGGGCAGCGTGTACTTCTTGATGATGCGCAGCATGGACTGGTAGGAGGTCCAGGTGTCGTGGGCGACCAGGAGATCCTGACGGCCCGGCAACAGCTTGaggagggcagagcaggagcCCGAGCCCAGGACGCGCCGTGGGGAGGAGCGGTTCAGGGCAGATTCCAGGTCCTCCAGGTCGCCCCCCAACTGCAGCAGGCTGGGGGCAAGCGAGACACGGGGTATCAGGAGGGGCATAGCCCGGCCCAGGAGCCGAGCTGGCTCAGAGCTCTCTATCCGTCTGCCTGGGCTGGAGGGTGTTTCTCCATCCCATCCTGGCGCAGACGCAAGCACCCCAGCAGCctgagcagggagggaagggtgaGCACAGCAGTGGGCTGCAGCGGgcctgggggggcacccaccacccagctcaTGCTGCCGGGGAGGAGGAGAACCTGCCTTGGCTCCATCCCGCCCCAGCAGCAGAGGACAAACGCCCAGAGAAGGTGGGTGAGGGGGACCGGGAGCAGAACTGGGTGTCCCTGGACATCCAGGAATCGTCCCCACgaaccccccccagcagcaccccaacccCTGGGGCAACCACTCCCCACCCTCCATCACCTCCGAGAAGGCGCTTACAGGAAGCCGAAGGGCGCCAGGGTGAACCTGCCCCGGGGGAAGTCCAGGCGCCCGCTGTAGCTGTCCTCCAGCCccttcagctgcagcagggccaggcgcacctgcggggacggggacagagCTGGCACTCGCTCCCGCAGGGAAGAGGCGCAAGGGATTTCGGGGGATGGGCTCCCCCCTTTCCCCGGGGGACGCAGCAGGGCCGGTGGGTGccgcagaggcaggaggaggcgTGGGGGGAAGCGGTGCCGTCAGCAGGGCCGTGACTCAGCACCGGTGGCCGGGGCGGGCTGAGCCACCCCCTGTGCACCCCAACGGCGGCACGTGAGGCTCTGGCAGGGACAAGGTCACGAGTCACCCCTGCTCGCCCAGGGGAAGAGGATCCACGGCGGCCAGATCCCCGTCATCCCGCCTGGAGCCCGGCCAGGACCCCGGGCAGCCCTCGCCACCCCGTCCCCTCCTCTTGATTAGAGCCCCAGTTAGCCCAGGGGGGCTCACCCTGGGTGGGGGTACCCCGTCCTCACCTGGTGCCAATACTCGGggtcctcccccttccccatctgCTCCTCCATCCAGCCCAGGTTGGCCTCCAGGTAGCTCCGCAGCTTCTCGCAGTACTCGCTCTCGTACTTGAAGGGGCCGCAGTAGCCCACCACGGTGTTCATCCAGTGCATGTACATCAGCTGGGGACACGGCGGTGGCGTCGCCGGCGGGGTCAgccgggggagaggggagggaccGCGTCgcgccccccggcaccccgatTTCGGAGGGGTCACCCCTTTACCTGCTCGGAGACGGCGGCCTCGGCCAGCCCGGCGGCGTAGGCCTGCAGGCTGTCGCTGTACGAGGCGTTGGTGGCCACCTCCAGGAAGGCCCAGCTGGGGGGACACGGACACGGGTGGGACGCGGACACGGGCGGGACGCCCCACCCGCGACGGCTCCCCCGAGGCCGGCCCTGGCGCCCCATCCCCGCTCGGCTCCATGCGagcccccgtcccgtcccgtcccgccccgtcccgtcccgtcccgtcccccgcccggggcagcccggccctACCCGACGGCGGGGATGCGATCGTCAAGGCTGGCCCAGGCgacggcggcggagcggcgcccGGGCAGGACGCGGAGCCGCCCCGAGCCGGGCTCCAGCAGCACGGAGACgttgcggggcggcggggcgggggcagccccggccagggCTGCGGCCAGCGCGGCCCCCAGCAGCGCCCGCAGCGCCGCCAtggcggggacggcggcggcggggcggggcggggccggggcggggccggcggcggggcggggcggggccagggcgggGCCGGCGATGGG
Coding sequences:
- the SDSL gene encoding serine dehydratase-like isoform X1; the protein is MFNSCPSSRCATGHGDLGTLARPLRRHLFLLHPPNSAASAGEELGTRSEAPRDTRAPIAGAMAAQPSGGEKPFHIVSPVLESLSLSQAAGTKVYMKLENVQPTGSFKIRGIGHLCQEAAKKGCRRFVCSSGGNAGLAAAYAAKKLGLPVTVVVPSSTGPATVRKLEELGAEVEVSGQVWDEANRRALELAQTEGWVSVHPFDHPSVWQGHASLVRELKDSLETKPDAILLAVGGGGLLADVVAGLHQVGWQDVPIVAAETRGAHSFHAALAAGRLVSLPDITSVAKCLGAKMVAARALECAQECQVISQVVEDTEAVRAVEQFLGEQGPAGHGRGDRDSAGSWGWPGTRRSQGADGDGVGGQLSVSPRSRPRRRREDAGAAGVRGRPGPALHGAAAAAAARGAAADPAGLRGGGGVRGQQHPGGPAAGPEEPAGAGVTPTPRRGTRRSSAGTLCLLSFQITEIKPAAWRTRGRTPLTASAPAHGIHVGMGKLRHTGRTRPGLTLQAGMEPGPCLRLPCLSDGRAGGHTSRSAPWTCRASSSASPRPRSPLPCSSPGCLDCSSPPQLASSPSLTNYFATVFMHYYSNDY
- the SDSL gene encoding serine dehydratase-like isoform X2, with protein sequence MRLRAGPGWGWQGGHRGVMAHLEAMGGVSGARQGFGVRRLPSLHQGSGSNRRSPQMFLAGPEKSRCLCPAGGGKPLGTPKVIWELPLLFPRLLGTHIPAPGHAKATGIWLPGPHMAVPLARPAPRWALSAQIQPRAWKNSPGAEQTAGTRAMFNSCPSSRCATGHGDLGTLARPLRRHLFLLHPPNSAASAGEELGTRSEAPRDTRAPIAGAMAAQPSGGEKPFHIVSPVLESLSLSQAAGTKVYMKLENVQPTGSFKIRGIGHLCQEAAKKGCRRFVCSSGGNAGLAAAYAAKKLGLPVTVVVPSSTGPATVRKLEELGAEVEVSGQVWDEANRRALELAQTEGWVSVHPFDHPSVWQGHASLVRELKDSLETKPDAILLAVGGGGLLADVVAGLHQVGWQDVPIVAAETRGAHSFHAALAAGRLVSLPDITSVAKCLGAKMVAARALECAQECQVISQVVEDTEAVRAVEQFLDDERMLVQPGCGAALALLYTGRLQRLQREGRLRTPLASVVVVVCGGSSIQAAQLRALKSQLGLE